In one window of Azospirillaceae bacterium DNA:
- a CDS encoding MFS transporter — protein MTAPTTRRFGQGPAGAPSEVRLLLGARALRAFGDGLVSLLLPVHLVRLGFDAVGIGVLATATLAGSAVLTLSVGLYAHRFPPRTLLLCAGVLMVATGLLFPLADGFWPLFLIALVGTINPSSGDASVFLPLEQARLAQAVPDRDRTGLFARYSLIGSLSAAFGALCAGGPEVLASATGIDAGTAVEGAFVVYALLGVASLLLYRRLPSTPTGGASVDAGQAPVAPLRESRGIVLRLAALFSLDSFAGGLVVQSLLALWLFERFGLSLAVAGAVFFWTGVLSAFSYLVAVRIAARIGLVNTMVFTHLPANVCLLLVPLAPGLGTAIALLLVRSLLSQMDVPTRTSYVMAVVTPGERAAAASVTAVPRSLAAALGPLLAGHLLAASGFGWPLALGGGLKIAYDLMLLALFRNVRPPGEAGGRHRDRAMEKGP, from the coding sequence ATGACCGCGCCGACGACGCGGCGGTTCGGCCAAGGACCGGCCGGTGCCCCGTCCGAGGTCCGGCTGCTGCTCGGCGCGCGGGCCTTGCGGGCCTTCGGCGACGGGCTGGTCAGCCTGCTGCTGCCGGTCCACCTCGTCCGGCTGGGCTTCGACGCCGTCGGAATCGGAGTGCTGGCCACGGCGACCCTGGCCGGGTCGGCGGTCCTGACCCTGTCCGTCGGCCTTTATGCGCACCGCTTTCCCCCGCGCACACTTCTGCTGTGCGCGGGCGTGCTGATGGTCGCCACGGGCCTGTTGTTCCCGCTCGCCGACGGGTTCTGGCCCCTGTTCCTGATCGCCCTCGTCGGCACCATCAACCCGTCCTCCGGCGATGCCAGCGTCTTCCTGCCGTTGGAACAGGCACGGCTGGCCCAGGCCGTCCCCGACCGCGACCGGACCGGGCTGTTCGCCCGCTACAGCCTGATCGGGTCCCTCTCGGCCGCCTTCGGGGCACTGTGCGCCGGCGGGCCCGAAGTCCTGGCCTCGGCGACGGGTATCGACGCGGGCACGGCGGTCGAAGGGGCCTTCGTCGTGTACGCGCTGCTGGGGGTGGCGTCCCTGCTGCTGTACCGGCGGCTGCCATCAACGCCGACGGGTGGGGCATCGGTGGATGCGGGGCAGGCGCCGGTCGCGCCGCTGCGGGAATCCCGCGGCATCGTGCTGCGTCTGGCCGCGCTGTTTTCCCTCGACTCCTTCGCCGGCGGCCTCGTCGTGCAGTCCCTGCTGGCGCTGTGGCTGTTCGAGCGGTTCGGGCTGTCGCTGGCAGTGGCCGGGGCGGTCTTCTTCTGGACCGGGGTTTTGTCGGCGTTCTCGTACCTGGTGGCCGTGCGGATCGCGGCCCGGATCGGCCTCGTCAACACCATGGTGTTCACCCATCTTCCGGCGAACGTTTGCCTGCTGCTGGTCCCCCTCGCACCGGGGCTTGGCACCGCCATCGCACTCCTGCTGGTCCGCAGCCTGTTGTCGCAGATGGATGTGCCCACCCGCACGTCCTACGTGATGGCCGTGGTGACGCCCGGCGAGCGGGCCGCCGCCGCAAGCGTGACGGCGGTGCCCCGGAGCCTCGCCGCCGCTCTCGGCCCGCTGCTCGCCGGGCATCTGCTGGCGGCTTCGGGGTTCGGATGGCCCCTTGCGCTCGGCGGAGGCCTGAAGATCGCCTACGACCTCATGCTGCTGGCCCTGTTCCGGAATGTCCGGCCACCCGGGGAGGCAGGCGGACGACACAGGGACAGGGCCATGGAAAAAGGCCCTTGA
- a CDS encoding GNAT family N-acetyltransferase: protein MTDPITDNQARSRYELEAGGEVAFATYQRDGATVYIRHVEAPPALRGTGAAGRLMEGIMQAARRDGLKIVPICSYAAAWMRRHGEYADLRG, encoded by the coding sequence ATGACCGATCCGATCACCGACAACCAGGCACGCAGCCGTTACGAGCTGGAGGCCGGCGGCGAGGTCGCCTTCGCCACGTACCAGCGCGACGGCGCCACCGTCTACATCCGCCACGTCGAGGCCCCGCCGGCGTTGCGCGGCACCGGTGCCGCCGGCCGGCTGATGGAAGGCATCATGCAGGCCGCACGCCGTGACGGATTGAAGATCGTGCCGATCTGCAGCTATGCGGCTGCCTGGATGCGCCGCCACGGCGAATACGCGGACCTGCGCGGCTGA
- the chrA gene encoding chromate efflux transporter: MRTLNGTTVSSARPGAGYPSLGEAVRTWARIAALSFGGPAGQIAVMHRILVEEKRWIGETRFLHALNYCMLLPGPEAQQLAVYIGWLMHRTAGGLIAGILFVLPGVVAILALSWIYAVFGNAGPVQGLFFGLKAAVLAVVLDAVVRIGKRALRNRAMLALAATAFVAIFAFDVPFPLIILAAGLIGFAGGRAGVAAFQGGGGHGKAGAGKAVADADTLLGEGVPAHARPTVGWSLRIGGILLALWLVPTAALVVLSGGGVFADIAVFFSKMAVVTFGGAYAVLAYVAQQAVEGFGWLQPGEMLDGLGMAETTPGPLIMVVQFVGFMAAFRDPGPLPPLLAGTLGGLLTTWVTFVPCFLWIFLGAPFVEALRGNRALSAALSAITAAVVGVILNLAVWFALHVLFREVGRVRFGPVALDIPNPASIDLAALALTVAALLAVFRFKMGMIPVLAACSAAGMLHHLATGLAG, translated from the coding sequence ATGAGGACGCTGAACGGCACAACCGTTTCGTCGGCGCGGCCGGGCGCCGGATACCCGTCGCTCGGCGAGGCCGTGCGGACCTGGGCGCGCATCGCGGCGCTCAGCTTCGGCGGTCCGGCCGGGCAGATCGCGGTGATGCACCGCATCCTGGTGGAGGAGAAGCGCTGGATCGGCGAGACCCGGTTCCTGCACGCGCTCAACTACTGCATGCTGCTGCCGGGCCCCGAGGCCCAGCAGCTCGCCGTCTACATCGGCTGGCTGATGCACCGCACCGCCGGGGGCCTGATCGCGGGCATCCTGTTCGTGCTGCCGGGCGTCGTCGCCATCCTGGCGTTGAGCTGGATCTACGCCGTCTTCGGCAACGCGGGACCGGTCCAGGGCCTGTTCTTCGGCCTGAAGGCCGCCGTGCTCGCGGTCGTGCTCGACGCGGTCGTCCGCATCGGGAAACGGGCGCTGCGGAACCGGGCGATGCTCGCCCTCGCCGCCACGGCCTTCGTCGCCATCTTCGCCTTCGACGTGCCATTCCCCCTCATCATCCTGGCGGCCGGCCTGATCGGCTTCGCCGGCGGTCGGGCGGGGGTGGCGGCCTTCCAGGGCGGTGGCGGTCATGGCAAGGCCGGCGCCGGAAAGGCGGTCGCGGACGCGGACACGCTTTTGGGCGAGGGCGTCCCCGCCCATGCCCGGCCCACCGTCGGCTGGTCCCTGCGGATCGGCGGCATCCTCCTGGCGCTGTGGCTGGTGCCAACGGCGGCCCTGGTGGTGCTGTCGGGCGGGGGCGTCTTCGCGGATATCGCCGTCTTCTTCTCGAAAATGGCGGTGGTGACCTTCGGCGGCGCCTATGCCGTTCTCGCCTATGTCGCCCAGCAGGCGGTGGAAGGCTTTGGCTGGCTCCAGCCCGGCGAGATGCTGGACGGCCTCGGCATGGCCGAGACCACGCCCGGTCCGCTGATCATGGTGGTCCAGTTCGTCGGCTTCATGGCGGCGTTCCGGGACCCGGGGCCGTTGCCGCCGCTGCTGGCGGGCACGCTGGGCGGCCTGCTGACCACCTGGGTCACCTTCGTGCCGTGCTTCCTGTGGATCTTCCTGGGGGCGCCGTTCGTCGAGGCCCTGCGCGGCAATCGGGCGCTGTCGGCCGCGCTGTCCGCGATCACGGCGGCGGTGGTCGGCGTGATTCTGAACCTCGCGGTCTGGTTCGCGCTCCACGTCCTGTTCCGCGAGGTGGGCCGGGTCCGGTTTGGCCCGGTGGCGCTCGACATCCCGAACCCGGCCTCCATCGACCTTGCGGCGCTGGCCCTGACGGTCGCCGCCCTGCTGGCGGTGTTCCGGTTCAAGATGGGCATGATCCCGGTGCTCGCCGCCTGCTCGGCCGCCGGCATGCTCCACCATCTTGCCACCGGCCTCGCGGGCTGA
- a CDS encoding heavy metal translocating P-type ATPase, which translates to MVTAAVQERDAPSAKAASEMDIGIGGMTCASCVARVEKAIRKVPGVTDVSVNLATEKARVAFADPVPNTQDVIAAISGAGYEPATTAVDLRVEGMTCASCVGRVEKALKKVPGVAEAAVNLATERAHVVGHGIDPASLVAAVEKAGYQASPVTADQTAKQAADEGPERSRRELRHVLIGAALSLPLVIGMIGDMLGYDIMPPGWLQLVLATPVQFWLGARFYKAAWKAVRAGAGNMDLLVAIGTTAAWGLSVHMLMNSHPGHMPHLYFEGSAVLITFVLLGKWLETRAKGQTAAAIRALMNLRPETARVRRDGAEVSVPVDQVRRGDFVLVRPGERVPVDGVVVEGAGSVDESMLTGEPLPVEKAVGAAVTGGSINVDGLLVVETTAVGTETMLSKIVRLVEGAQASKAPIQRTVDKVSAVFVPIVLLIALATLAVWWFVADDMETAIVTAVSVLVIACPCALGLATPTSIMVGTGAAAKHGILIKDAEALERAHAVTTVAFDKTGTLTVGKPQVTDIVPAAGPTEAELLRIAATLQQGSEHPLAHAVLARAGDDGVAPATLSDFKALAGRGVSGTVDGRSVQFGAKRLMAESGIAIADLEAKAAELEASGRTVSWLAEVAPDRRVLGLVAFGDTIKESAREAVRGLHAQGIETVMVTGDSRGAANAVAKELGIDRVFAEVLPGDKADVVATLKREGKVVAMVGDGINDAPALAAADVGIAMATGTDVAMHTAGVTLMRGDPVLVSGSVDVSRRTYAKIKQGLFWAFAYNVIGIPLAALGYLSPVLAGGAMALSSVSVVLNALTLRGWKPRGN; encoded by the coding sequence ATGGTCACCGCAGCCGTACAGGAACGGGACGCGCCGTCCGCGAAGGCGGCCTCCGAAATGGACATCGGGATCGGCGGCATGACGTGCGCTTCCTGCGTGGCGCGCGTCGAGAAGGCGATCCGCAAGGTGCCGGGGGTGACGGACGTGTCCGTGAACCTGGCCACCGAGAAGGCGCGCGTCGCATTCGCGGACCCGGTTCCGAACACCCAGGACGTCATCGCCGCCATCAGCGGCGCCGGGTACGAGCCCGCGACGACCGCCGTGGACCTGCGGGTCGAGGGCATGACCTGCGCGTCCTGCGTCGGCCGTGTTGAAAAGGCTTTGAAAAAGGTTCCCGGCGTCGCCGAGGCCGCGGTCAATCTGGCGACCGAACGCGCCCACGTCGTGGGCCACGGCATCGACCCGGCATCGCTGGTCGCGGCCGTGGAGAAGGCCGGCTACCAGGCCTCCCCGGTCACCGCGGACCAGACCGCCAAGCAGGCGGCGGACGAGGGGCCGGAGCGCAGCCGCCGCGAACTGCGGCATGTGCTGATCGGTGCGGCGCTGTCGCTGCCGCTGGTCATCGGCATGATCGGCGACATGCTCGGCTACGACATCATGCCGCCGGGCTGGCTGCAACTGGTGCTCGCCACGCCGGTTCAGTTCTGGCTGGGCGCGCGTTTCTACAAGGCGGCCTGGAAGGCGGTGCGGGCCGGCGCCGGCAACATGGACCTGCTGGTCGCCATCGGGACCACGGCCGCCTGGGGTCTCAGCGTCCACATGCTGATGAACTCGCACCCCGGACACATGCCGCACCTGTATTTCGAAGGGTCGGCGGTCCTGATCACCTTCGTGTTGCTTGGCAAGTGGCTGGAAACCCGCGCCAAGGGGCAGACGGCCGCGGCCATCCGGGCGTTGATGAACCTGCGTCCCGAAACCGCCCGCGTGCGCCGGGACGGCGCCGAGGTTTCGGTGCCCGTCGACCAGGTCCGGCGCGGCGACTTCGTGCTCGTCCGCCCGGGCGAGCGGGTGCCGGTGGACGGCGTGGTGGTCGAGGGGGCCGGCAGCGTCGACGAGTCCATGCTGACGGGTGAGCCGCTGCCGGTGGAAAAGGCCGTCGGCGCGGCTGTGACCGGCGGCTCCATCAACGTCGACGGCCTGCTGGTGGTCGAGACCACCGCGGTCGGCACCGAGACCATGCTTTCGAAGATCGTGCGTCTGGTCGAAGGGGCGCAGGCGTCCAAGGCGCCCATCCAGCGCACCGTGGACAAGGTCAGCGCGGTCTTCGTCCCCATCGTCCTGCTGATCGCACTGGCCACCCTGGCCGTGTGGTGGTTCGTGGCGGACGACATGGAGACCGCCATCGTCACGGCGGTGTCGGTCCTGGTCATCGCCTGCCCGTGCGCCCTCGGCCTCGCCACGCCCACCTCGATCATGGTCGGGACCGGCGCCGCCGCGAAGCACGGCATCCTGATCAAGGACGCGGAAGCCCTGGAGCGGGCCCACGCGGTCACGACCGTCGCCTTCGACAAGACCGGCACGCTGACGGTCGGCAAGCCGCAGGTCACCGACATCGTCCCCGCCGCCGGACCGACCGAGGCGGAGCTGCTGCGCATTGCGGCCACCCTCCAGCAGGGCAGCGAGCATCCGCTGGCGCACGCCGTCCTGGCCCGCGCCGGTGACGACGGGGTCGCCCCGGCCACCCTGTCGGATTTCAAGGCCCTGGCGGGACGCGGCGTGTCCGGCACGGTGGATGGCAGGTCGGTGCAGTTCGGCGCCAAGCGGCTCATGGCCGAGAGCGGGATCGCCATTGCGGATCTCGAAGCCAAGGCGGCGGAACTGGAGGCGTCCGGGCGGACCGTCTCCTGGCTGGCGGAAGTCGCGCCGGACCGGCGGGTGCTGGGTCTGGTCGCGTTCGGCGACACCATCAAGGAAAGCGCGCGCGAGGCCGTGCGTGGGCTGCATGCCCAGGGCATCGAGACCGTGATGGTGACCGGCGACAGCCGAGGCGCCGCGAATGCGGTCGCCAAGGAACTCGGCATCGACCGCGTGTTCGCCGAGGTGCTTCCCGGCGACAAGGCCGACGTCGTCGCGACCCTGAAGCGCGAAGGCAAGGTGGTCGCCATGGTCGGCGACGGCATCAACGACGCCCCGGCGCTCGCCGCCGCCGACGTCGGCATCGCCATGGCGACCGGCACCGATGTTGCCATGCACACCGCCGGCGTCACCCTGATGCGCGGCGATCCCGTGCTGGTCTCCGGCTCCGTGGACGTGTCGCGGCGCACCTACGCGAAAATCAAGCAGGGCCTGTTCTGGGCCTTCGCCTACAATGTGATCGGCATTCCGCTGGCCGCGCTCGGCTATCTGAGCCCCGTCCTCGCGGGCGGCGCCATGGCACTGAGTTCGGTCAGCGTGGTCCTGAATGCACTGACGCTCCGGGGCTGGAAGCCCCGGGGCAACTGA
- a CDS encoding four-helix bundle copper-binding protein — translation MHVREMISTHPHVRGNTNDALIRCIEECYACAQSCTTCADACLGEGMVAELVQCIRLNMDCADVCAATGAIATRRSGSNESVIRAMLEACATACRLCAEECERHASMHDHCRICAEACRSCEEACQKALQSMSH, via the coding sequence ATGCACGTCCGCGAGATGATCAGCACGCATCCCCATGTCCGCGGCAACACCAACGACGCGCTCATCCGCTGCATCGAGGAATGCTACGCCTGCGCCCAGTCCTGCACCACCTGCGCCGACGCCTGTCTGGGCGAGGGCATGGTCGCCGAGCTGGTGCAGTGCATCCGCCTCAACATGGACTGCGCCGACGTGTGCGCCGCCACCGGTGCCATCGCGACCCGCCGCAGCGGTTCGAACGAGAGCGTGATCCGGGCGATGCTCGAAGCCTGCGCCACCGCGTGCCGGCTGTGCGCCGAGGAATGCGAGCGGCACGCCTCCATGCACGACCACTGCCGCATCTGCGCCGAGGCCTGCCGGAGTTGCGAGGAAGCCTGCCAGAAGGCCCTCCAGAGCATGAGCCACTGA
- a CDS encoding glutathione S-transferase, whose product MLKIWGRGNSTNVRKVLWCAEELGLAYENIPAGGSFGVVDTPAYHALNPNRRVPCLQDGGLVLWESNAIVRYLSAQYGQDILYSAEPAKRAEADKWMDWTTSTLAAPFRPLFWGVVRTSPAERDWRAIGAALRQCAEVLEIPNAALANQPYLSGSAFGMGDIPLGSFAYAWFEMPIERPDLPYLAQWYERLKQRPAYGKSVMTALT is encoded by the coding sequence ATGCTGAAGATTTGGGGCCGCGGCAATTCAACAAATGTGCGCAAGGTTCTATGGTGCGCCGAGGAATTGGGCTTGGCCTACGAGAACATTCCGGCGGGCGGTTCCTTCGGGGTGGTGGACACCCCTGCTTACCATGCCCTCAATCCCAATCGTCGGGTACCGTGCCTGCAGGACGGTGGGCTTGTCTTGTGGGAGTCCAACGCCATCGTGCGGTATTTGTCCGCACAGTACGGCCAGGACATTCTCTATTCCGCCGAGCCGGCGAAGCGTGCCGAAGCGGACAAGTGGATGGACTGGACGACATCCACGCTCGCCGCCCCGTTCCGTCCGCTGTTTTGGGGAGTTGTGCGCACGTCACCCGCGGAGCGGGATTGGCGGGCGATCGGGGCGGCGCTCCGGCAATGTGCGGAGGTCCTTGAAATTCCCAACGCGGCCCTGGCCAACCAACCCTATTTGTCGGGATCGGCCTTCGGCATGGGTGACATCCCGTTGGGCAGCTTCGCTTACGCTTGGTTCGAGATGCCGATCGAGCGGCCGGATTTGCCGTATCTGGCGCAGTGGTACGAGCGCCTGAAGCAGCGGCCCGCCTACGGAAAATCGGTCATGACCGCACTCACCTGA
- a CDS encoding DUF4396 domain-containing protein: protein MTTTHSNHGHDHAHHGHGHHHHGHQQNGSQHHGPHQMQAAPLNRVAFQATLHCMAGCAIGEVAGMVIGTSLGMGMWQTVALAVTLAFITGFGLTMRPLLKGGIPFRQALGIAFAADFISVTVMEIVDNAVMMLIPGAMHAGPTTLFFWVSMAIALAIAVVVAFPVNRWLIMRGKGHAVVHAHHGHH from the coding sequence ATGACGACCACGCATTCCAACCATGGCCACGACCATGCCCATCACGGCCATGGGCACCACCACCACGGGCATCAACAAAACGGGTCTCAGCATCATGGGCCGCACCAGATGCAGGCCGCCCCGCTGAACCGGGTCGCATTCCAGGCGACGCTGCACTGCATGGCAGGCTGTGCGATCGGCGAGGTCGCCGGCATGGTCATCGGAACGTCGCTGGGCATGGGCATGTGGCAGACGGTGGCCCTGGCCGTCACGCTGGCGTTCATCACCGGCTTCGGCCTGACCATGCGTCCGTTGCTGAAGGGCGGCATCCCGTTCCGGCAGGCCCTCGGCATCGCGTTCGCCGCGGACTTCATTTCGGTCACGGTGATGGAGATCGTCGACAATGCCGTGATGATGCTGATCCCCGGCGCCATGCATGCCGGCCCGACCACGCTCTTCTTCTGGGTCAGCATGGCCATCGCGCTCGCCATCGCGGTTGTCGTCGCGTTCCCGGTGAACCGTTGGCTGATCATGCGGGGCAAGGGCCACGCGGTCGTCCATGCCCACCACGGGCATCACTGA
- a CDS encoding copper oxidase, giving the protein MNRRQFLASSGTGLIAGAGLVSTAAAATPGEAPRFTSPGTRAPIRPTGGQGYTPVVTLNGGSLPWRMNNGVKEFHLVAEPVKREVAPGMELNLWGYNGSSPGPTIEAVEGDRIRILVTNKLPEHTTVHWHGLFLPSGMDGVGGLTQPHIKPGQTFVYEWTLRQSGTFMYHPHADEMVQMAMGMMGLFIVHPKDPAAHRVDRDFAFLLASYDVDPGTYVPNTAEMTDFNIWTFNSRVFPGIDPLVVRKGDRVRIRVGNLTMTNHPIHLHGYAFTVTGTDGGWVPPSARWPEVTVDVPVGAMRAIEFVADEEGDWALHCHKSHHTMGAMGHAVPNMMGVRQQKVTPTISKLLPGYMYMPMGENGMAEMQDMPGMGMHPPENTLPMMMGEGPFGPLEMGGMFTVLKVRRDVKPGDYTDPGWYAHPPGTVAYERK; this is encoded by the coding sequence ATGAACCGCCGTCAATTCCTGGCCAGCTCCGGCACCGGCCTGATCGCCGGGGCCGGACTCGTCTCCACCGCCGCCGCCGCGACGCCGGGCGAGGCCCCGCGGTTCACGTCCCCCGGCACCCGCGCCCCGATCCGTCCGACCGGCGGGCAGGGGTACACGCCGGTGGTCACGCTGAACGGCGGCTCGCTGCCGTGGCGCATGAACAACGGGGTGAAGGAGTTCCATCTCGTCGCCGAGCCCGTGAAGCGCGAGGTGGCGCCCGGCATGGAACTCAACCTCTGGGGATACAACGGAAGCTCGCCGGGGCCGACCATCGAGGCCGTCGAGGGCGACCGCATCCGCATCCTCGTCACCAACAAGCTGCCGGAGCACACCACCGTGCACTGGCACGGCCTGTTCCTGCCGTCCGGCATGGACGGGGTCGGGGGCCTGACCCAGCCGCACATCAAGCCGGGCCAGACCTTCGTCTACGAGTGGACGCTGCGCCAGAGCGGCACCTTCATGTACCACCCGCATGCGGACGAGATGGTCCAGATGGCGATGGGCATGATGGGCCTGTTCATCGTACACCCGAAGGACCCCGCGGCCCACCGGGTCGACCGCGACTTCGCCTTCCTGCTGGCAAGCTACGACGTCGACCCCGGGACCTACGTCCCGAACACGGCCGAGATGACGGACTTCAACATCTGGACCTTCAACAGCCGCGTCTTCCCCGGCATCGACCCGTTGGTCGTACGCAAGGGGGACCGGGTCCGGATCCGCGTCGGCAACCTGACCATGACGAACCACCCGATCCACCTGCACGGGTATGCGTTCACGGTCACCGGGACCGACGGCGGCTGGGTGCCGCCGTCGGCGCGGTGGCCGGAGGTCACGGTCGACGTGCCGGTCGGCGCCATGCGCGCCATCGAGTTCGTGGCCGACGAGGAGGGCGACTGGGCCCTGCACTGCCACAAGTCGCACCACACAATGGGCGCGATGGGCCACGCGGTCCCGAACATGATGGGCGTGCGCCAGCAAAAGGTGACGCCGACCATCTCGAAGCTCCTGCCGGGCTACATGTACATGCCGATGGGCGAGAACGGCATGGCCGAGATGCAGGACATGCCCGGCATGGGCATGCACCCGCCGGAGAACACGCTGCCCATGATGATGGGCGAGGGGCCGTTCGGCCCGCTGGAGATGGGCGGCATGTTCACGGTCCTGAAGGTGCGCCGGGATGTGAAGCCCGGCGACTACACCGATCCGGGCTGGTACGCGCATCCGCCGGGCACCGTCGCCTATGAGCGCAAATAG
- a CDS encoding heavy metal-associated domain-containing protein: protein MLKFKVDGMTCGHCAQTVTKAVQSVPSVTRAIVDLKAGEVTVEGAADAGAVRQAIEDAGYEAKAA, encoded by the coding sequence ATGTTGAAGTTCAAAGTCGACGGGATGACCTGCGGCCACTGCGCGCAGACCGTGACCAAGGCGGTCCAGTCCGTTCCGTCGGTCACCCGCGCCATCGTGGATCTGAAGGCCGGTGAGGTGACGGTGGAAGGTGCCGCCGACGCCGGCGCCGTCCGTCAGGCCATCGAAGACGCCGGATACGAGGCCAAGGCCGCGTGA
- a CDS encoding chromate resistance protein ChrB domain-containing protein translates to MPFCSSIPIHDLSGRIGTPECPVIVDVRGDEDFSADPRRIPGSVRRSHKDIGSWAPALADRPVVVACERGEKLSQGTAAWLRHLGLDAYILEGGFEAWRAAGELLVRTDMLPQRDPQGRTVWVTRERPKVDRIACPWLIRRFVDPAAVFLFVEASQVERVADRFGAVPFDVDGVFWGHRGERCTFDTMIEAFGLRSDALDRLAAIVRGADTARPDLAPEASGLLAASLGLSRLFGEDLRQLDAGMTLYDALYLWCHDASHETHGWSPVRTSTKAVKA, encoded by the coding sequence GTGCCTTTTTGCAGCAGCATCCCCATCCACGATCTGTCCGGCCGGATTGGCACGCCGGAGTGTCCGGTCATCGTCGATGTCCGCGGCGATGAGGATTTCTCCGCCGATCCCCGCCGGATCCCGGGCTCGGTCCGCCGCAGCCATAAGGACATCGGGTCCTGGGCGCCCGCGTTGGCGGACCGTCCCGTCGTGGTCGCCTGCGAACGGGGTGAAAAGCTGAGCCAGGGGACCGCCGCATGGCTGCGCCACCTCGGCCTCGACGCGTACATCCTGGAGGGCGGGTTCGAGGCCTGGCGGGCGGCGGGCGAACTCCTTGTGCGAACCGACATGCTCCCGCAGCGCGATCCGCAGGGCCGGACCGTCTGGGTCACCCGCGAGCGGCCCAAGGTGGACCGCATCGCCTGCCCCTGGCTGATCCGCCGCTTCGTCGACCCGGCCGCCGTGTTCCTGTTCGTGGAGGCGTCGCAGGTGGAACGGGTCGCCGACCGGTTCGGGGCGGTGCCGTTCGACGTCGACGGGGTATTCTGGGGTCACCGGGGCGAGCGCTGCACCTTCGACACCATGATCGAGGCGTTCGGCCTGCGCTCGGATGCGCTCGACCGTCTGGCGGCCATCGTGCGCGGCGCCGACACGGCCCGTCCCGATCTGGCGCCCGAGGCGTCCGGCTTGCTCGCCGCGTCGCTGGGCCTGTCGCGGCTGTTTGGTGAAGACCTCCGGCAACTGGATGCGGGTATGACCCTTTACGACGCACTGTACCTGTGGTGCCACGACGCATCGCACGAAACCCACGGCTGGTCCCCGGTCCGGACGAGCACGAAGGCGGTGAAGGCATGA
- the cueR gene encoding Cu(I)-responsive transcriptional regulator, protein MNIGQAAKASGVSAKLIRYYESIGLIPEAGRTASGYRVYTQQEVNILRFVKRARTLGFSIERIQHLVGLWRDKQRASAEVKRIALEHVAELQAKIAEMKSMSDTLQELAEACHGDHRPDCPILRDLESPSHKVEDHCHPAARPKLAATA, encoded by the coding sequence ATGAACATCGGGCAGGCCGCGAAGGCGTCCGGCGTGAGCGCCAAGCTCATCCGCTACTACGAGAGCATCGGGCTGATCCCCGAGGCGGGCCGGACCGCTTCGGGCTACCGGGTCTACACGCAGCAGGAGGTGAACATCCTGCGTTTCGTGAAGCGGGCGCGGACGCTCGGCTTCAGCATCGAACGCATCCAGCACCTTGTGGGCCTGTGGCGGGACAAGCAGCGGGCCAGCGCCGAGGTGAAGCGGATCGCCCTGGAGCACGTGGCCGAGCTTCAGGCGAAGATCGCCGAAATGAAGTCGATGAGCGACACCCTCCAGGAGCTCGCCGAGGCTTGCCACGGCGACCATCGGCCGGATTGTCCGATCCTGCGGGATCTTGAAAGCCCGTCCCACAAGGTCGAGGATCATTGCCATCCGGCCGCCAGGCCGAAACTCGCCGCCACCGCTTAG
- a CDS encoding BON domain-containing protein, which produces MPDDLTRTRRRDMEGRHFERAAYDRQDYLRGDYGRGDDGAHYQPTEPVRGGSGATGRTRGFFGAPGGQGADVARGPAGGIGGGTDHRGRGPQGYRRSDARISEDLHDRLTDDPHLDASAMTVQVSGGEVTLYGSADSREAKRRAEDIAHSVSGVTHVQNNLRIRQQPRTSTEAGYDEAVADPRGSNILGRSAGAGAKDG; this is translated from the coding sequence ATGCCGGACGATCTGACCCGCACACGCCGCCGGGACATGGAGGGCCGCCACTTCGAGCGCGCGGCCTACGACCGCCAGGACTATTTGCGGGGCGACTACGGACGCGGCGACGATGGCGCCCACTACCAGCCGACCGAGCCGGTCCGGGGCGGCAGCGGCGCCACGGGCCGAACACGCGGCTTCTTCGGCGCCCCCGGCGGGCAGGGTGCGGATGTCGCGCGCGGACCGGCCGGCGGCATCGGCGGGGGCACCGACCACCGTGGTCGCGGCCCGCAGGGTTACCGGCGGTCGGACGCGCGGATTTCGGAGGATCTGCACGACCGCTTGACCGACGACCCCCATTTGGACGCGTCGGCCATGACGGTGCAGGTCTCGGGCGGCGAGGTCACGCTGTATGGCAGCGCGGACAGCCGTGAAGCCAAGCGGCGGGCCGAGGACATCGCCCATTCCGTGTCGGGCGTGACCCATGTGCAGAACAACCTGCGCATCCGGCAGCAGCCGCGGACGTCCACCGAAGCCGGCTACGACGAGGCCGTCGCCGATCCGCGCGGCAGCAACATCCTGGGCCGGAGTGCCGGAGCCGGCGCCAAGGACGGCTGA